A region of Moorena producens PAL-8-15-08-1 DNA encodes the following proteins:
- a CDS encoding tetratricopeptide repeat protein translates to MAMADNTSDAQLDFLLQVLKATEDSNGDQQVVYPLLAENTDKLDARLAELLRVVATTRLAEAEADEAKSLATDIDNFSNLIRKFPLGEKASNIEIAITSYEVVLTVFTREAFPIEWARTQNNIGAAYSDRIKGEKSQNLEVAITCYQKALIVRTFEAFPFEWARTQNNIGAAYSDRIKGEKAQNIEKAIACYQEALRVRTFEAFPFEWASKQYNLGNGYYNRIKGEKAQNIEEAIACYQEAIIIFTFEDFTIEWALTQNNLGAAYSDRIKGEKAENIELAIACYQQALRVFIFEVFYNENIDLAWTETNLGNAYFNRIKGEKLENIELAIACYQQALRVFIFEAFPVQWASTQTNLGNAYYDRIKGDKAQNIEEAIACYQEALRVFTFEVFSVQWASIQAILGFVYYYRRKGEKAQNIEEAIACYQEALRVFTFEGFTQEWASAQNNLGAAYSDRIKGEKAENIEVAIACYKQVLRVKTFEAFPIEWARTQNNLSIVYYNRRKGEKAQNIEQAIACYQEAIRVRTFEAFPIEWASTQNNLGNAYRNRIKGEKAQNIEEAIACYEEALRVFTFEAFPIEWAQTQNNLGIAYFNRIKGHKAQNIEEAIACFQQALRVRTFEAFPIEWASTQYNIGAAYNNRRKGEKAQNIEEAIACYQEALRVFTFEGFTQEWASAQNNLGAAYSDRIKGEKAENIEVAIACYKQVLRVKTFEAFPIEWARTQNNLSIVYYNRRKGEKAQNIEQAIACYQEAIRVRTFEAFPIEWASTQNNLGNAYRNRIKGEKAQNIEEAIACYEEALRVFTFEAFPIEWAQTQNNLGIAYFNRIKGHKAQNIEEAIACFQQALRVRTFEAFPIEWASTQYNIGAAYNNRRKGEKAQNIEEAIACYQEALRVRTFEGFTQEWASAQNDLGAAYSDRIKGEKAENIEVAIACYKQVLRVKTFEAFPYDWASTQNNLGAAYSDRIKGEKTQNIEDAIACHKEALRVRTFEDFPIEWASTQNNLGNAYSDRIKGEKAQNIEDAIACYQEALRVRTFEAFPYDWGSTQSNLGAAYCNRIKGEKAQNIEEAIACFQQALRVRTFEAFPIEWASTQTNIGVAYCNRIKGEKAQNIEEAIACYQQALRVRTFEAFPQEYLDTKNNLGLAYRDAQNFPEAYKAFDAAIKTVEFLRDEIISGSGEEDYKTKLAEKYNRSYQGMVEVCLESNKITAAIDYVERSKTRNLVDEILSRDLKTIFPPNVATQLEQYRDEIAAGQNQIQQGNADNQKVLTQRLKELRQQRNDLQDKHLPIGSSFKFEEFQNNLDHHTAIVEFYITRNKLLTFIFTSETQQPRVLKSEPQDLDELATWKDNYLQDYKAYKINYNWQNDLSNRLHELADILSIDDIIQQIPPECDRLILIPHQFLHLLPLHALPINSKQGEDNSKIIMEQLTAGVSYAPSCQLLQLAKTRKRPKDFTHLFAVQNPSADLIYTTIEVDVIKSYFNPPPDTEVLVENAATKAAIDSKALNTFHYVHFSCHGYFNYEEPRKSALILANAHKLASAEPNPERYLRISEEEVVDLEKCLTIDEVFDLQLEQCRLVTLSACETGLIDYNNSSDEYIGLPSGFLVAGSPAVVSSLWMVNDLSTALLMIKFYQNLREQMALAVALNQAQFWLRDSTQFQLLVWSRQLPLDNSLMKKIEQALDWFNPDEQPFQNPYYWAAFCVIGE, encoded by the coding sequence AACAACTAGGCTGGCGGAAGCGGAAGCAGATGAAGCAAAATCTCTAGCAACAGATATTGACAATTTCAGCAATCTAATTAGGAAATTTCCCTTGGGTGAAAAAGCTAGCAATATAGAAATTGCGATCACTAGCTATGAAGTCGTACTAACTGTTTTCACCCGTGAAGCTTTTCCTATTGAGTGGGCAAGGACACAAAATAATATCGGTGCTGCTTACTCTGACCGAATAAAAGGTGAGAAATCACAAAACCTTGAAGTTGCCATCACTTGTTACCAAAAAGCTCTTATAGTCAGAACTTTTGAGGCTTTTCCTTTTGAGTGGGCAAGGACACAAAATAATATCGGTGCTGCTTACTCTGACCGAATAAAAGGTGAGAAAGCGCAGAATATAGAAAAAGCCATCGCTTGTTACCAAGAAGCTCTTAGAGTCAGAACCTTTGAGGCTTTTCCTTTTGAGTGGGCATCGAAACAATACAATCTCGGTAATGGTTACTATAACCGAATAAAAGGTGAGAAAGCACAGAATATTGAAGAAGCAATTGCTTGTTACCAAGAAGCTATTATAATTTTTACATTTGAGGATTTTACGATTGAGTGGGCATTGACACAAAATAATCTCGGTGCTGCTTACTCTGACCGAATAAAAGGTGAGAAAGCCGAGAATATTGAACTTGCTATCGCTTGTTACCAACAGGCTCTTAGAGTTTTTATATTTGAGGTCTTTTATAATGAAAATATTGATTTAGCATGGACAGAAACTAATCTAGGTAATGCTTACTTTAACCGAATAAAAGGTGAGAAATTAGAGAATATTGAACTTGCTATCGCTTGTTACCAACAGGCTCTTAGAGTTTTTATATTTGAGGCTTTTCCTGTTCAGTGGGCATCGACACAAACTAATCTCGGCAATGCTTACTATGACCGAATAAAAGGGGATAAAGCACAGAATATAGAAGAGGCCATCGCTTGTTACCAAGAAGCTCTTAGAGTTTTTACCTTTGAGGTTTTTTCTGTTCAGTGGGCATCGATACAAGCTATTCTCGGTTTTGTTTACTATTACAGAAGAAAAGGGGAGAAAGCACAGAATATAGAAGAGGCCATCGCTTGTTACCAAGAAGCTCTTAGAGTTTTTACCTTTGAGGGATTTACCCAAGAATGGGCATCGGCACAAAATAATCTCGGTGCTGCTTACTCTGACCGAATAAAAGGGGAGAAAGCAGAGAATATTGAAGTTGCTATCGCTTGTTATAAACAGGTTCTTAGAGTCAAAACCTTTGAGGCATTTCCGATTGAGTGGGCAAGGACACAAAATAATCTCAGTATTGTTTACTATAACCGAAGAAAAGGGGAAAAAGCACAGAATATTGAACAAGCCATCGCTTGTTACCAAGAAGCTATTAGAGTCAGAACCTTTGAGGCATTTCCGATTGAGTGGGCATCGACACAAAATAATCTCGGTAATGCTTACCGTAACCGAATAAAAGGTGAGAAAGCACAGAATATAGAAGAGGCCATTGCTTGTTACGAAGAAGCTCTTAGAGTTTTTACCTTTGAGGCTTTTCCGATTGAGTGGGCACAAACACAAAATAATCTCGGTATTGCTTACTTTAACCGAATCAAAGGTCATAAAGCACAGAATATTGAAGAGGCCATTGCTTGTTTCCAACAGGCTCTTAGAGTTAGAACCTTTGAGGCATTTCCGATTGAGTGGGCATCGACACAATATAATATCGGTGCTGCTTACAATAACCGAAGAAAAGGGGAGAAAGCACAGAATATAGAAGAGGCCATCGCTTGTTACCAAGAAGCTCTTAGAGTTTTTACCTTTGAGGGATTTACCCAAGAATGGGCATCGGCACAAAATAATCTCGGTGCTGCTTACTCTGACCGAATAAAAGGGGAGAAAGCAGAGAATATTGAAGTTGCTATCGCTTGTTATAAACAGGTTCTTAGAGTCAAAACCTTTGAGGCATTTCCGATTGAGTGGGCAAGGACACAAAATAATCTCAGTATTGTTTACTATAACCGAAGAAAAGGGGAAAAAGCACAGAATATTGAACAAGCCATCGCTTGTTACCAAGAAGCTATTAGAGTCAGAACCTTTGAGGCATTTCCGATTGAGTGGGCATCGACACAAAATAATCTCGGTAATGCTTACCGTAACCGAATAAAAGGTGAGAAAGCACAGAATATAGAAGAGGCCATTGCTTGTTACGAAGAAGCTCTTAGAGTTTTTACCTTTGAGGCTTTTCCGATTGAGTGGGCACAAACACAAAATAATCTCGGTATTGCTTACTTTAACCGAATCAAAGGTCATAAAGCACAGAATATTGAAGAGGCCATTGCTTGTTTCCAACAGGCTCTTAGAGTTAGAACCTTTGAGGCATTTCCGATTGAGTGGGCATCGACACAATATAATATCGGTGCTGCTTACAATAACCGAAGAAAAGGGGAGAAAGCACAGAATATAGAAGAGGCCATCGCTTGTTACCAAGAAGCTCTTAGAGTTAGAACCTTTGAGGGATTTACCCAAGAATGGGCATCGGCACAAAATGATCTCGGTGCTGCTTACTCTGACCGAATAAAAGGGGAGAAAGCAGAGAATATTGAAGTTGCTATCGCTTGTTATAAACAGGTTCTTAGAGTCAAAACCTTTGAGGCATTTCCTTATGATTGGGCATCGACACAAAATAATCTCGGTGCTGCTTACAGTGACCGAATCAAAGGAGAGAAAACACAGAATATAGAAGATGCCATCGCTTGTCACAAAGAAGCTCTAAGAGTCAGAACCTTTGAGGATTTTCCGATTGAGTGGGCATCGACACAAAATAATCTCGGTAATGCTTACTCTGACCGCATAAAAGGGGAGAAAGCACAGAATATTGAAGATGCCATCGCTTGTTACCAAGAAGCTCTTAGAGTTAGAACCTTTGAGGCATTTCCTTATGATTGGGGATCCACACAATCTAATCTCGGTGCTGCTTACTGTAACCGAATCAAAGGAGAGAAAGCACAGAATATAGAAGAAGCGATCGCTTGTTTCCAACAGGCTCTTAGAGTTAGAACCTTTGAGGCATTTCCGATTGAGTGGGCATCGACACAAACTAATATCGGTGTTGCTTACTGTAACCGAATCAAAGGAGAGAAAGCACAGAATATAGAAGAAGCGATCGCTTGTTACCAACAGGCTCTTAGAGTTAGAACCTTTGAAGCATTTCCTCAAGAGTATCTAGATACTAAAAATAACCTTGGTTTGGCTTACCGAGATGCTCAAAATTTCCCGGAAGCTTACAAGGCTTTTGATGCTGCCATTAAAACCGTAGAATTCCTGCGAGATGAAATTATTTCTGGTTCTGGAGAAGAAGACTACAAGACAAAACTAGCTGAAAAGTACAACCGAAGCTATCAAGGCATGGTAGAAGTTTGCCTAGAATCAAATAAGATCACCGCAGCCATTGACTATGTTGAACGGAGCAAAACCCGCAATTTAGTTGACGAGATTCTCAGCCGTGACTTGAAAACCATCTTTCCCCCAAATGTTGCCACTCAACTAGAACAATACAGGGATGAAATAGCAGCAGGTCAAAATCAAATCCAACAGGGCAACGCTGACAATCAAAAAGTCTTAACACAACGTCTTAAAGAATTGCGACAGCAGCGTAATGATTTACAAGACAAACATTTACCTATCGGTTCTAGCTTTAAGTTTGAGGAATTTCAGAACAATTTAGATCACCACACTGCTATTGTAGAATTTTACATTACACGGAATAAGCTGCTCACGTTCATCTTTACCAGTGAAACTCAACAGCCCAGAGTTTTAAAATCTGAGCCCCAAGACTTAGACGAATTGGCAACTTGGAAAGATAATTATTTACAAGATTACAAAGCTTATAAAATTAATTATAATTGGCAAAACGACCTGAGTAACCGCCTACATGAGCTAGCTGATATTCTATCCATTGATGACATCATTCAGCAAATACCCCCAGAGTGCGATCGCTTAATTTTAATCCCCCATCAGTTTTTACATTTGTTGCCCCTTCATGCTTTACCGATTAACAGTAAGCAGGGAGAAGATAACTCTAAAATTATAATGGAACAGTTGACAGCAGGGGTAAGTTACGCCCCTAGCTGTCAACTACTGCAACTTGCTAAAACCAGAAAACGCCCAAAAGATTTTACCCACCTGTTTGCGGTTCAAAACCCCAGTGCTGATTTAATTTACACTACTATCGAAGTAGACGTAATCAAAAGCTACTTCAATCCACCACCAGATACAGAAGTTCTTGTAGAAAACGCTGCCACCAAAGCTGCCATCGATAGCAAAGCTCTCAACACATTCCACTATGTCCATTTTAGCTGTCACGGTTACTTTAATTACGAAGAACCACGGAAATCGGCTCTAATCCTGGCCAATGCCCACAAACTTGCATCTGCTGAACCCAATCCGGAGCGCTATTTACGGATAAGTGAAGAGGAAGTAGTTGACCTAGAGAAATGTCTGACTATCGATGAAGTATTTGACCTACAATTAGAACAATGTCGCCTGGTCACCCTTTCTGCTTGCGAAACGGGATTGATTGATTACAACAATAGCAGCGATGAATACATTGGTTTACCCAGTGGTTTCCTAGTGGCGGGGAGTCCAGCAGTAGTTAGTAGCTTGTGGATGGTAAACGATTTATCCACAGCGTTGTTGATGATTAAATTTTATCAGAATTTACGAGAGCAGATGGCTTTAGCCGTTGCCCTTAATCAAGCCCAATTCTGGCTGCGGGATAGCACCCAGTTTCAGTTGCTAGTCTGGAGTAGACAGTTACCTTTAGACAACTCTTTGATGAAAAAGATTGAACAAGCACTGGATTGGTTTAACCCCGATGAGCAACCCTTCCAAAACCCCTACTATTGGGCAGCATTCTGTGTAATTGGAGAGTAA
- a CDS encoding o-succinylbenzoate synthase: protein MTNYKFKFHPYQRPFKHPLSTSHGQWTVREGIILSLSDEIGNIGWGEIAPIPWFGSETLEQAFNFCEQLPQEITTEEIFAIPAELPCCQFGFESAWELVIGKGLSTKDFEQSKQHYSYLLPSDQTAKQSWEAPWNQGYRSFKWKIGIAPIEDEVKIVQELVEAIPASGQLRLDANGGLTKQEADQWLMVCETIGAVEFIEQPLPPEQFDVMLEMSHNYSTAIALDESVATLDQLEQCYQRGWRGIFVIKPAIAGSRKRLRQFCDTYPIDTVFSSALETTIGQQAVLQLAAELSDFKRAVGFGVNHWFNEG, encoded by the coding sequence ATGACCAATTATAAGTTCAAGTTTCACCCATACCAGCGTCCCTTTAAACATCCGTTGTCTACCAGTCATGGCCAATGGACAGTCAGAGAAGGTATCATTCTTAGCCTTAGTGATGAAATAGGGAACATTGGCTGGGGTGAAATTGCTCCTATCCCTTGGTTTGGTTCGGAAACTCTGGAACAAGCCTTTAATTTTTGCGAGCAATTACCTCAGGAGATTACTACAGAGGAGATTTTCGCTATTCCTGCTGAACTGCCCTGCTGTCAATTTGGGTTTGAATCTGCTTGGGAGCTAGTGATTGGCAAAGGACTTTCGACAAAGGACTTTGAACAAAGCAAACAACACTACAGTTACCTGTTGCCGAGTGATCAAACAGCAAAACAGTCCTGGGAAGCTCCCTGGAATCAGGGATACCGAAGCTTTAAATGGAAAATTGGTATTGCTCCGATTGAGGATGAAGTCAAGATAGTTCAGGAGTTGGTTGAAGCAATACCTGCTTCTGGCCAATTGCGTTTGGATGCCAATGGGGGATTGACTAAACAAGAAGCTGATCAGTGGCTGATGGTATGTGAAACTATCGGAGCGGTTGAGTTTATCGAACAGCCGCTACCTCCAGAGCAGTTCGATGTGATGTTGGAGATGAGCCACAACTATTCCACTGCGATCGCATTGGATGAATCGGTGGCAACCCTTGACCAACTTGAACAGTGTTACCAGCGGGGATGGCGAGGCATTTTTGTGATTAAACCTGCGATCGCAGGTTCTCGGAAACGATTACGGCAGTTTTGCGACACCTATCCGATTGATACCGTTTTTTCATCAGCCTTGGAAACTACCATTGGTCAACAAGCGGTTCTCCAGTTAGCAGCAGAACTCTCTGACTTCAAGCGCGCTGTAGGTTTTGGTGTCAACCATTGGTTTAATGAAGGTTGA
- a CDS encoding pentapeptide repeat-containing protein, whose product MNLPHIYSLKLQPSNQITLTPNNLQNSNLQHSNLQHSNLQHSNLGLSATRSRSTFIKPMVDTKTYSALEVREFCC is encoded by the coding sequence ATGAATCTTCCCCACATTTACTCTTTAAAGCTTCAACCATCTAACCAAATAACCTTAACACCCAATAACCTTCAAAATTCCAACCTTCAACATTCCAACCTTCAACATTCCAACCTTCAACATTCCAACCTTGGCCTTTCGGCCACGCGATCGCGTTCAACCTTCATTAAACCAATGGTTGACACCAAAACCTACAGCGCGCTTGAAGTCAGAGAGTTCTGCTGCTAA
- the ubiE gene encoding bifunctional demethylmenaquinone methyltransferase/2-methoxy-6-polyprenyl-1,4-benzoquinol methylase UbiE: MSDQSQAIQGIFDNISSNYDQLNDWISWGQHRIWKLMTVKWAEPKPGDTCVDLCCGSGDLTRLLAERVGTLGKVYGVDFAPQMLAIAKQKSSEPHIDWQEADVLDLPFADNTFDGATMGYGLRNVVDIPKSLKEIYRILKPGAKAAILDFHLPSQPLFRQFQQWYMETIVVPLASQQGLEEEYAYIWPSVQRFPRGPEQESLARQVGFRATHYPIVGETLGVLVLTKPGSVESGIGNRESGIGNRESGIGNWDAAQ, from the coding sequence ATGTCAGACCAATCCCAGGCGATTCAGGGAATTTTTGATAATATCTCTTCTAACTATGACCAGCTAAATGACTGGATCAGTTGGGGTCAGCATCGAATTTGGAAGCTGATGACGGTTAAATGGGCTGAGCCTAAGCCAGGAGATACCTGTGTTGACCTGTGTTGTGGCAGTGGAGACCTGACTCGACTATTAGCCGAGAGAGTAGGCACTCTAGGAAAGGTGTATGGAGTAGATTTTGCTCCCCAGATGTTAGCGATCGCAAAACAAAAATCCTCTGAACCACACATTGACTGGCAAGAGGCGGATGTTTTAGATTTACCATTTGCTGACAATACCTTTGACGGAGCAACTATGGGATATGGATTACGTAATGTCGTAGATATTCCCAAGAGCCTAAAGGAAATTTACCGTATTCTTAAACCAGGCGCTAAAGCAGCAATTCTTGACTTTCACTTACCGTCTCAGCCTCTGTTTCGGCAGTTTCAACAGTGGTATATGGAAACTATTGTTGTTCCCCTAGCCAGTCAGCAAGGACTTGAGGAAGAGTATGCCTATATCTGGCCGAGTGTACAGCGATTCCCCCGTGGTCCGGAGCAAGAATCTTTAGCACGGCAAGTAGGTTTTCGTGCAACTCACTACCCCATTGTTGGCGAAACCTTAGGAGTATTGGTATTAACTAAACCTGGAAGTGTTGAATCGGGAATCGGGAATCGGGAATCGGGAATCGGGAATCGGGAATCGGGAATCGGGAATTGGGATGCAGCGCAATAG
- a CDS encoding 2-succinylbenzoate--CoA ligase, with protein MVEALKSKCGEDSYVQQPLSYVQHRSGEQWLIGYDSQQLNQLIEQYCQQFSQLSQEKAPKILLVEQSPLKFIAAFVAAVASTCYVFLGNPHWVKPEWQQVLNQIHPDLIIGELASIIEPSLLNNQQSRLNSQYSIINNQPSALIMIPTGGSSGKIRFAIHTWKTLMASVAGFDQYFGNKPVNSFCVLPLYHVSGLMQFMRSLTTGGRMVILPFKALKAGKGRDIDPKEFFISLVPTQLAKLINQDAAEWLSRFRTVLLGGAPAWESLLTQARQYRIPLALTYGMTETASGVVTLKPEDFLSGNSGNNNSCGHVLPHAKVKIRNGTGEIVEALSTGVITIEAKSLCHGYYSPSTNLALESELSKFPNRVQTLQSDDLGYFDQQGYLYTVGRRSNKIITGGENVFPAEVEQVIRGTGLVSDVCVIGLPDDYWGQVVTAVFVPSSDQVSVAMVQQNVEGNLSKFKCPKDWVAVESLPRNGQGKLNYEQVKVIARDCLSN; from the coding sequence ATGGTTGAAGCTTTAAAGAGTAAATGTGGGGAAGATTCATACGTCCAGCAGCCCCTAAGCTATGTCCAACACCGTTCTGGTGAACAATGGCTGATTGGTTATGACAGTCAGCAACTTAACCAACTCATTGAGCAATACTGTCAGCAATTCTCCCAACTTTCCCAGGAAAAAGCACCGAAAATTCTTTTAGTAGAGCAAAGTCCTCTTAAATTTATCGCTGCTTTCGTAGCTGCTGTTGCCAGTACTTGTTATGTCTTCTTAGGGAATCCCCACTGGGTAAAACCAGAATGGCAACAAGTCCTTAACCAAATCCATCCCGATCTAATTATCGGAGAATTAGCCAGTATTATTGAGCCATCACTACTCAATAATCAACAATCAAGGCTCAATAGTCAATATTCAATCATCAATAATCAGCCCTCAGCACTCATTATGATTCCCACAGGGGGCTCATCTGGCAAAATCCGCTTTGCCATTCACACTTGGAAAACCTTAATGGCATCAGTAGCAGGGTTTGATCAGTATTTTGGGAACAAGCCAGTGAATTCCTTTTGTGTCTTGCCTCTGTATCATGTCAGTGGTTTGATGCAGTTTATGCGATCGCTTACCACAGGCGGACGTATGGTAATTTTGCCCTTTAAAGCCTTGAAAGCTGGCAAAGGACGAGACATTGATCCCAAAGAATTTTTTATCTCTCTGGTACCGACTCAACTAGCCAAGCTCATCAACCAAGATGCGGCTGAGTGGTTATCCCGCTTTCGGACAGTCTTGTTAGGGGGTGCTCCGGCTTGGGAATCCCTATTAACGCAAGCAAGACAGTATCGTATTCCTTTAGCTCTGACCTATGGCATGACCGAAACCGCTTCTGGTGTAGTCACCCTTAAACCTGAGGATTTCCTCAGTGGTAATAGTGGTAACAATAATAGTTGTGGTCACGTGTTACCCCATGCCAAGGTCAAGATTCGCAATGGTACTGGGGAAATCGTGGAGGCGCTCTCTACCGGTGTGATTACTATTGAGGCAAAGTCCTTATGCCATGGCTACTATAGCCCTAGCACAAATCTCGCCCTAGAGTCTGAGCTAAGTAAATTTCCCAACAGAGTCCAAACGCTACAATCGGACGATTTAGGCTATTTCGATCAACAGGGTTACTTATATACTGTTGGCCGTCGCAGTAACAAAATTATTACCGGTGGTGAAAATGTATTTCCCGCTGAGGTAGAACAGGTAATTCGTGGCACAGGGCTCGTGAGTGATGTTTGTGTGATTGGCTTACCCGATGACTATTGGGGTCAAGTGGTAACCGCTGTTTTTGTGCCTAGTTCCGATCAGGTTTCTGTTGCGATGGTGCAACAGAACGTAGAGGGGAATTTAAGTAAATTCAAGTGTCCTAAGGATTGGGTAGCGGTAGAATCTTTACCGCGCAATGGTCAAGGAAAATTGAATTATGAGCAAGTGAAAGTTATAGCGCGAGACTGTTTAAGTAATTGA
- a CDS encoding Rpn family recombination-promoting nuclease/putative transposase, which yields MRFISPKTDFAFNKIFGSSESKEVLISFLNALIYQGESRINNLDIIDPYNAGYTTELKDTYLDVKAILNDGSTVIIEMQVLNVPAFDKRVIYNLAKTYGNQLKSGERSSKRKPVIALTITDFTMFEETERYLTRFVFKEEQKNFIYRNEHLTMVFVELPKFSRGLEDLETASEKWIYFMKEAPNLEAIPDTLSEIPEIAQALTIANQANMSRKDLEELHKREVFMEDRKGEIRQALEQGREEGRLLMQGLISRQLEGKLGAIPSEILEEIQQLSLEQLEGLGVAMVDFSTSVDLSNWLRDNQ from the coding sequence ATGAGATTTATCAGCCCCAAAACCGACTTTGCTTTTAATAAAATCTTTGGTTCCTCTGAAAGTAAAGAAGTTCTGATCAGCTTTCTAAATGCTTTGATATATCAAGGAGAATCTAGGATAAATAATTTAGATATCATTGACCCATACAATGCTGGCTATACTACGGAGTTAAAGGATACCTACCTGGATGTCAAGGCGATACTCAATGACGGCTCGACAGTAATTATTGAAATGCAAGTGTTAAATGTTCCAGCTTTTGATAAACGAGTAATCTATAATCTCGCCAAAACCTATGGCAATCAATTAAAATCTGGGGAAAGGTCTTCTAAACGTAAGCCGGTGATTGCTTTAACGATTACCGACTTCACCATGTTTGAGGAAACCGAGCGATACCTAACTCGTTTTGTATTTAAAGAAGAGCAAAAAAACTTTATCTACCGAAACGAACACCTAACCATGGTGTTTGTGGAACTGCCGAAATTTTCCCGGGGTTTAGAAGACTTAGAAACGGCATCGGAGAAATGGATATATTTTATGAAGGAAGCCCCAAATTTAGAAGCAATTCCCGATACCTTATCAGAAATCCCGGAAATTGCTCAGGCGCTAACCATAGCTAATCAGGCCAATATGAGTAGAAAAGACTTGGAGGAATTACACAAACGAGAAGTGTTTATGGAAGACCGCAAAGGTGAAATTCGTCAAGCTCTCGAACAAGGCCGGGAAGAAGGGAGATTATTAATGCAGGGACTGATATCCCGTCAACTGGAAGGTAAACTTGGTGCAATACCCTCAGAAATTCTAGAGGAAATTCAACAATTATCTCTAGAACAATTAGAAGGTTTAGGAGTTGCTATGGTAGATTTTAGCACCAGCGTAGATTTGTCTAATTGGTTGCGGGATAACCAATGA
- the dusA gene encoding tRNA dihydrouridine(20/20a) synthase DusA, translating into MTALSTAISPESLLTESKIISSGYPLSIAPMMDRTDRHYRYFMRQITRRTLLYTEMVTSAAILHGDRERLLGFSPQEKPLVLQVGGDTPSDLAECARIAEAMDYDQINLNVGCPSSRVQNGNFGACLMAQPEQVARCVEAMVKVVNIPVTVKHRIGIDHLDRYEDMANFVRIVSDAGCQHFTVHARKAWLQGLSPKENRNVPPLRYSDVHRLKQELPDLFVEINGGFTSLEQVREQQEYVDGVMIGRAAYDNPYLFAKADCDIYSETVIPPTRHQVVEAMFSYIDHWVAKGFKLNKITRHMLQLFAGQPGSRAWKRHITENSCLVGVGSDVVREALGKIP; encoded by the coding sequence ATGACTGCTCTAAGTACAGCTATTTCACCCGAATCACTTCTAACTGAATCCAAAATTATTAGTAGCGGTTATCCGTTAAGTATTGCGCCAATGATGGATCGCACTGACCGCCACTATCGCTATTTCATGCGTCAGATTACACGACGGACATTACTCTACACCGAAATGGTCACCAGTGCAGCAATTCTTCATGGCGATCGCGAACGCTTGCTAGGCTTTTCCCCACAAGAGAAACCCCTAGTCTTACAAGTTGGTGGTGACACTCCCAGTGACTTAGCTGAATGCGCCCGAATTGCTGAAGCTATGGACTATGACCAGATTAATCTCAACGTTGGTTGTCCCAGTAGTCGGGTGCAAAATGGAAATTTTGGAGCTTGTTTGATGGCGCAGCCTGAACAGGTAGCACGCTGTGTAGAGGCTATGGTTAAAGTAGTGAACATACCCGTTACTGTCAAGCACCGTATCGGTATTGATCACCTTGACCGCTATGAAGACATGGCTAATTTTGTCCGCATTGTCTCAGATGCCGGTTGTCAGCATTTTACTGTACATGCCCGCAAGGCTTGGCTACAGGGTTTGAGTCCAAAAGAGAATCGCAACGTCCCACCCTTACGTTACAGTGACGTCCATCGTCTCAAGCAGGAGTTACCTGACTTATTCGTGGAAATTAATGGTGGATTCACTAGTCTTGAACAAGTGCGAGAACAACAAGAGTATGTCGATGGGGTCATGATTGGGCGTGCAGCTTACGACAATCCCTATCTGTTTGCCAAAGCTGATTGTGATATCTATAGCGAGACAGTTATACCCCCAACTCGCCATCAGGTTGTCGAAGCCATGTTTTCCTATATTGATCACTGGGTAGCCAAAGGTTTTAAGCTGAACAAAATTACCAGACATATGCTGCAATTATTTGCAGGGCAACCAGGTAGTAGAGCTTGGAAACGTCATATAACTGAAAATTCCTGCTTGGTTGGTGTTGGTTCTGATGTCGTTCGGGAAGCTTTAGGTAAAATTCCTTAG